GCCGGGGAAGGCGACCTCGGTGTCGGGGTAGCTGGTCCCGGTCGCGGAGGTCGGGTGGGTCCCGGAGTCCGTCTTCGGGGTCGTCCCGGGGGTCGTGGCGACGGTCGTCTCGGTGCCGGTCCCGCCGCCGAGCGAGCCGTCGAGACAGCCCGCGAGGGCGGCGAGGCCGGCGCTGGCGGTCCCGGCGAGGAAGGCGCGGCGCGTGGAGGAATGCGGAGCGCGGGGCATACTGTCAGGTAGCTGTCGACCGGGTAAGTGCTTTGTTCAGGCTGAAAGAAGGATTTCAGTCGCGTTCGGTGCTGACGAGCCAGATGCCGGCTGCCATCACGACGCCCCCGGCGACGAAGCCGGCCCCGACCGACTCGTCGAGGACGAGCACGCCCAGTGCGGTCCCGACGACCGGCTGGACGAAGAAGAACACCGCGACGGTCCCGGCGTCGACCGACTCGACGCCGCGGTACCAGAGGTACCACGCGGCCGCCGTGGCCGCGACGCCGAGGTAGCCGACGGCCGCGACCCCGACCGGCCCCGGCAGGGCGGGCACGCCGACCACGGCGAGTTCGGCGGCCGCGAACACCGCCATGATTGGCACCGCGGCGGCCGCCGAGTACGCGGTCGTCGCCAGCGCGGAGTACTCGCGCACGAGGGGCGTCCCGTGGATCGTGTACACCGCCCAGGCGACGCTGGCGACGACGAGGCCGAGGATGCCGAGCAGGCTCCCGCCCGCGAGCGCCGTGAAATCGTACTGGCCCGCGAGCACGACGACCGTGCCGAGGACCGCCAGCCCGACCCCGACGGCCCGGCGCCGGGTGACGGTCTCGCCGAGGACGAGCGCGCCCAGGGCGACGGTCGCGACCGGCGTCAGGATGGTGACGAGCGACCCCTGGCTGGCGTTCGTCAGGTCGGTCCCGACGAACTGCGTCACGAGCGTCAGCGCCACCCAGCCCGCGAGGGCGGCCACGCGCCGCCACTCCGAGCGCGGCAGGCGCTGGCCGTCGTACCACACCACGGGCAACAGCACCGCGGCGCCGAGGGCGACCCGCAGGAACGCGAGCGTCACCGGCGGGATGCTGGCGAAGCTCCACTCGCTGACGACGAACATCCCGCCCCAGAGGGCGGCGGCGGTGAGGGGAGCGAGCGCGAACGCGAGTCCGCGAACGCCCCGGAACACCTCACCCACCGAGGTAGAGTCTGGACACTTCGGGGTTGTCGAGCAGGTCGCCGGCGCGGTCCTCGAACTCGACCGACCCCTGGTCGAGGACGTAGCCGCGGTCGGAGATGCCGAGCCCCTCCTTGGCGTTCTGTTCGACCATCAGGATTGCCGTCCCGAGTTCGTTGACCTTCTTCACGTTCTGGAAGACGTCCTGGACGATGTTCGGCGCGAGGCCGGCGCTCGGCTCGTCGATGAGGAGCACGTCCGGCTCCATGACGAGCGCCCGGGCGAGCGCCAGCACCTGTCGCTGGCCGCCCGAGAGCGTCCGCGCCTTCGCCTCGCGCTTCTCCTCCAGTACGGGGAAGCGGTCGTAGAGGCCGTCGATGGTCGACTCCAGCCCGCTCTCCTTGGCGACGCCACCCATCCGCAGGTTCTCGTCGATGGTGAGCGACCCGAAGACGTTCTCGACCTGCGGGACGTAGCCGACGCCCTTGCGGACGAGGTCCTCGGGTGCGGTGTGGGTGATGTCGGTGTCACCGACCGTTATCTGGCCGGCCCAGGGGTCGAGCAGGCCGAAGACGGTCTTGAGGACGGTCGACTTGCCGGCCCCGTTCGGGCCGATGATGCAGACGATCTCGTCGGCGTCGACGTGCAGCGAGAGGTCGTAGAGGACCTGTGCCTCGCCGTAGCCCGAGTCGACGCCCTGCACGTCGAGTGCGCGCTGGGCGCTCATTCGCCACCTCCGAGGTACGCCTCGATGACACGTGGGTCGTTCCGGACCTCGTCGGGGGTGCCCTCCATGAGGACCCGGCCCTGGTCGAGGACGATGATGGGGTCCGCGAGGTCCATGATGAACGGCATGTCGTGCTCGATGATGCAGAACGTCTGGCCCTCCTCGTTGAGTTCCCTGACGAAGCGCTTGATGTCGTTCGCCAGCGTCGGGTTGACGCCGGCGACCGGCTCGTCGAGCAACAGTACGTCCGGGTCGGTCGTGATGGCACGCGCCAGCTCGACCAGTTTCAGCTGGCCGCCCGAGAGTTCGGTCGACGGCTGGTCGATGAGGTGGTCGATCTCGAAGCGTTCGAGCAGGTCGATGGCCTGGTCGATGTTGGCCGACTCCTCCTCGGTGACCGAACCGGGCGAGGTGAACAGCGAGACGACCGATTCACCCGCCTGCGGGCGCGGCCCGACCAGCATCGCCTCGCGCACCGTCATGCCCTCCAGTCGCCGGGGCGTCTGGAACGTCCGGACGAGCCCGGCCCGCGACACCTCGTAGGGCGGGTCGTCGGTGACCTCGTGGTCGTTGACGAACACCCGCCCGTCGTCGAGGTCGTAGAACCCCGAGACGAGGTTGAACAGCGTCGACTTGCCGGCGCCGTTCGGGCCGATGAGCCCCGTGATGGAGCCACGTTCGACCTCCAGGGTCACGTCGTCGGTCGCCGTGAGGCCGCCGAAGGACTTCTTCAGACCCTCGGTCCGGAGGACCGGGTCGTCCTTGTTCAGCACCGCGCCGGAGTAGTCGAGTTCGTTCAGGCTCACTGGTTCTCACCCTCGCTGGAGCGCCGGGCGCCGGGCCAGATGAGCTCCGACCGCGGCGGCAGCAGGCCGGCCGGCTTGAACCGGACGACCGTGATGATGAGCAGACCGATGAACAGCAGGCGCATCGACGCGAGGTCGAGCCCGGCGAACAGGGAGACGTCGCCGATGAAGCGCGTCCCCTCCAGGATGGCGATGAGGGTCATGCCACCCAGGATGGCCCCGCGGTTGCTCCCGGTCCCGCCCAGGATGACCGCGACCCAGATGTAGAACGTGGTCAGGGGCACGAGGTCGGAGGGGTCGATGTAGAGGTTCACGTGGACGTAGAACGCCCCCGCGATGGCCATGATGATGCTCCCGAACACGAACGCCTGCATCTTGAGGCTGAACGTGTTCTTGCCGAGGGCCTTCGCGAGGTCCTCGTCGGACCGGATGGTCCGGAGGACACGACCCCACGGCGAGCGCTGCATCCGACGCAACAGCAGGTAGACGGCCCCGATGAGCACCACGACGATGGCCAGGTTGGTCGCCTCCTGGGTCAGGGGCAGCCCTTCGAACAGGGTCGGGATGCCACTGATGCCGGAGCTGCCGGCCGTCCAGTCGCGCTCGTTCCGGATGACGAGGCGGATGACCTCCGCCAGCCCGAGGCTCGCGATGGCGAGGTAGTCCTCGCGCAGTTTGAGCGTCGGGATGCCGATGAGTATCGCGATGAGCGCGCTCACCACGATGGCGGTGAGGAACCCGAAGACCGGGTGCAGCCCCAGCTGGAGCGGTGAGTTCGGCGACGTGAGCAACGCCGTCGAGTACGCGCCGATGCCCCAGAACGCGGCGACGCTGAAGTTGATGAGGCCGGCGTAGCCCCACTGGACGTTCAGCCCCATCGTGAGCAGGACCCACGAGCCGCCGAACGCCATGGTCCGCAACACGTAGGGGAGCTTGAGCACCCCGGCCGCGAGCAGCATGAGCACGAGTGCAGCAGCGATCGCGACCACCGTGACGGCGAGGCCGTCCTCCTCGACGGACTCGCGCATCGAATCGACGACGCTCATGCCGCATCACCCATGATACCGCTGGGTCTGGCCAGCAGGATGGCGACCATCAGCAGGAACGCCACCGCGGGCGCGTAGTCGATGCTGAGCGGGATGCCGAAGGTGTCGAAGATGAGCGGCGTCAGCTCGTGGACCATCCCGATGACGAATCCACCGAGCATCGCGCCGTAGACGCTGCCGATTCCGCCGAGGATGACCGCGGCGAAGACGACCAGCAGGATGTCGAAGCCCATGCGCGGGCGGACGAGCGTCTCCAGGCCGAGGAAGACGCCGCCGGCCGCCGCGAGCGCCGCGCCGATGACCCACATCGCGAGGGTCACCTCGCGGGTCCGGATGCCGCTCACCCGGGCCAGCGAGGGGTTGTCCGCGGTCGCACGCATCTTCCGGCCCAGCGTCGTGTACTGGAGCAGCAGGTGCAGGCCGACGACGAGCACGAACGCGATGAACACGATGGCGATCTTCCGCGGCGTCACCGAGACGGAAAGCGCGTCCTGGATCGCCGGAATCGGCCCGGTCCGGGTCACGCCGTAGCGGGTACCGCCGGTCTCTAACGGACTCAGGTAGACCAGCGCCCGATAGGACAGCGCGACCCCGATGCTCGTGATGAGCAACTCGATGGAGCCCGCGTCGGTGTTCTTCAGCGGCTCGTAGATGATGCGGTCCGTCGCGATCGCGACGACCGCCGCCAGCGCCATGCCGACGAGCAGCGCCGCGAAGAACCACGCCGGTAGCCCGAAGATGCCGGCGCTGCCGAGCATCGGCTTGAGGACGCCCGCGGTCGCCAGCGCGCCGAACGCGCCGACGGTCATCGTGTCGCCGTGGGCGAAGTTCGCGAAGTCGGCGATGCTGTAGACCAGCGAGAGGCCGATGGCCGCGAGCACGATGATGCTGCTGTACACCACGCCGTTGACGACGTACTGGAGCGGGTTGACGCTCACCTGCAGGACGAGGCTCACGCTACCGACCCCCGTACAGGCGTAGTCGAGCACGAAGCCGAGTCCCGTGTCATCTTAGCTCGTGATGTAGTCGCCGAAGTCGTACTCGTGGTTCGCGACGCTGTAGACCTGGTAGAACCCCGGCGGGTCGCCGTTCTCGTCGAGGTCGACCGGGCCACTGACGCCCTGGTAGTTGATGTCGCTCGGGCTGCCGCCGTCCTGGAGGATGGCTGCAGCCTCCTCGAAGGTGAACACCTCCTCACCGTCGGGGCGGGTCACGTCGCGGACGACCGACTCGATGCCCGAGCCGGTGAAGTCGTCCGCCGCGGTGACCGCGATGGCCGCGACCGTCACGGCGTCGTAGGCGTACGCGGACCAGACGGTCGGGGACGCGTCGAACTCGCTCTCGAAGTCCGAGACGAAGGTCTGGTAGTTGTCCTGGGACGCCGGGGCGCTCTCGGTGATGCCCATCATGCCGTCGAGGCTGCCCTCGGGCGTGTTCGCGAGGATCTCGTCGGCGACGGTCGACTCCGCACCGAAGTAGTCGACCTGCTCGTTGTAGCCCTGGTCGAACGCGTTGTTGGCCATGACCGTGAACTCGTTCGCGTAGGTGAGGAAGAGCCACGCGCTGGCGTCCGTGCCGGCCATCTCCGCCAGCAGGCTGCTGTAGGTGGACTGGCCCTGGTCGTGCGGTTCGTTGTACGCCACGGTGCCGGAGAACTCGTCGGCGAAGACGCCCTGGAGGCCCTGCCCGTAGTCGTTGTTGATCCACGTCACGGCGACCGTGTCGTGGCCCTCGTCGGCGACGAACTGCGCGAGCGCCTTGCCCTTCGCGGCCCCACTCGGACTCATGCGGTTGAGGCCCTTGCGGGTCGTGAGCTCCGGACTCGTGGAGTTCTGGCTGATCTGGACCACGTCGTTGCCCTTCACGACGCTGTCGTAGATGGCGATGGAGACGCCACTGCCGACGGAGCCCAGCAGCAGCGGGACGCCGTCCTGGTTGACCAGTTTCGAGGCCGCGTTCACGCCCGCCTGGTTGGTACTCTCGTCGTCCTCGACGGAGATCTCGAGCGTGCCCTCGCCGTTCGGGCCGACGCCGACCTCGTTGATCTTCGAGAGGGCGAGCTCCTTGCCGCGCTTGTTGCGCTTGCCATAGGGTGCCAGCGAGCCGGTGAGCGAGTCCACCATCCCGATGGTGTAGGTGCTCATCCCGCCGTCGCCGCCGGAGCCGCCGTCGTCGCCGCCACCGCCGCCACCACCGCCCCCGCCATCGCCGCCGGAGCCACCGTCGTCACCGCCCTCGGTGTCCCCACCACTGCTCTCGAAACAGCCGGCGCTGAGCGCGGCTATCGAGACGCCTGTTCCCATCAGTATCTCTCTGCGTGACAATCTGCGATTCGTATCTGATTGCATGACGAACTGTCCCACGGTACCACGAGGCGATGGTTAAGGTGGGTCCCGACCATGGTCGGGACTCATTTTCGTTCGTGAACGTTCTGCTGAAACGTATGGTCGGGTGGTGATTTAGGGGGGTAGTTCCCCGAGTGTCGTGGTATGATACCGCCTATCGCATCGAACTTCGTCGCGGGCGAGACACCCGCCGCCGCCATCGAGCACGCCGAACAGACCTCGACGCGTGACGTGGGCTGCATCCTGAACCTGCTCGGCGAGCACTACGAGGAGCGCCCGCCCGCGGACGCGGACGCCGACGAATACGTCGAGCTGGTCGCCGACATCGCAACCAGTCCGGCGACGGCGTGCGTCTCCGTCAAGCCGTCCCAGATCGGGCTCGACCTCGGCGACGACGTGTTCGCGGAGAACTTAGAACGCATCGCGATGGCCGGCGCCGAGCACGACGTGTTCGTCTGGGTCGACATGGAGGACCACACGACCACGGACGCGACGCTGGACGCGGTCGAGGAACTCGGGCACGCGACCGACGGGAACGTCGGCGTCTGCGTGCAGGCGAACCTCAAGCGCACGCCCGAGGACCTCGAACGCCTCGCCGAGGTCCCGGGGAAGGTCCGCCTCGTGAAGGGCGCCTACGACGAACCGAAGTCGGTCGCGTACAAGAAGAAGGCCCGCGTGGACGAGCAGTACCGCGACCTGCTGGAGTACATGTTCCGGGAGTTCGACGACGGCGTCGCCGTCGGCAGCCACGACCCAGAGATGATCTCGTTCGCGCGCGACCTCCACGCCGAGTACGGCACCCCCTACGAGGTGCAGATGCTCATGGGCGTGCGCGAGAGCGCGCAGTTCGACCTCGCCAGCGACGACGTCGAGGTCTGGCAGTACGTCCCCTACGGCGACAAGTGGTTCCAGTACTTCTACCGCCGGGTCCGCG
This window of the Haloarchaeobius amylolyticus genome carries:
- a CDS encoding branched-chain amino acid ABC transporter permease; this encodes MSLVLQVSVNPLQYVVNGVVYSSIIVLAAIGLSLVYSIADFANFAHGDTMTVGAFGALATAGVLKPMLGSAGIFGLPAWFFAALLVGMALAAVVAIATDRIIYEPLKNTDAGSIELLITSIGVALSYRALVYLSPLETGGTRYGVTRTGPIPAIQDALSVSVTPRKIAIVFIAFVLVVGLHLLLQYTTLGRKMRATADNPSLARVSGIRTREVTLAMWVIGAALAAAGGVFLGLETLVRPRMGFDILLVVFAAVILGGIGSVYGAMLGGFVIGMVHELTPLIFDTFGIPLSIDYAPAVAFLLMVAILLARPSGIMGDAA
- a CDS encoding ABC transporter ATP-binding protein, whose protein sequence is MSAQRALDVQGVDSGYGEAQVLYDLSLHVDADEIVCIIGPNGAGKSTVLKTVFGLLDPWAGQITVGDTDITHTAPEDLVRKGVGYVPQVENVFGSLTIDENLRMGGVAKESGLESTIDGLYDRFPVLEEKREAKARTLSGGQRQVLALARALVMEPDVLLIDEPSAGLAPNIVQDVFQNVKKVNELGTAILMVEQNAKEGLGISDRGYVLDQGSVEFEDRAGDLLDNPEVSRLYLGG
- a CDS encoding branched-chain amino acid ABC transporter permease; the encoded protein is MSVVDSMRESVEEDGLAVTVVAIAAALVLMLLAAGVLKLPYVLRTMAFGGSWVLLTMGLNVQWGYAGLINFSVAAFWGIGAYSTALLTSPNSPLQLGLHPVFGFLTAIVVSALIAILIGIPTLKLREDYLAIASLGLAEVIRLVIRNERDWTAGSSGISGIPTLFEGLPLTQEATNLAIVVVLIGAVYLLLRRMQRSPWGRVLRTIRSDEDLAKALGKNTFSLKMQAFVFGSIIMAIAGAFYVHVNLYIDPSDLVPLTTFYIWVAVILGGTGSNRGAILGGMTLIAILEGTRFIGDVSLFAGLDLASMRLLFIGLLIITVVRFKPAGLLPPRSELIWPGARRSSEGENQ
- a CDS encoding ABC transporter substrate-binding protein, encoding MSRREILMGTGVSIAALSAGCFESSGGDTEGGDDGGSGGDGGGGGGGGGGDDGGSGGDGGMSTYTIGMVDSLTGSLAPYGKRNKRGKELALSKINEVGVGPNGEGTLEISVEDDESTNQAGVNAASKLVNQDGVPLLLGSVGSGVSIAIYDSVVKGNDVVQISQNSTSPELTTRKGLNRMSPSGAAKGKALAQFVADEGHDTVAVTWINNDYGQGLQGVFADEFSGTVAYNEPHDQGQSTYSSLLAEMAGTDASAWLFLTYANEFTVMANNAFDQGYNEQVDYFGAESTVADEILANTPEGSLDGMMGITESAPASQDNYQTFVSDFESEFDASPTVWSAYAYDAVTVAAIAVTAADDFTGSGIESVVRDVTRPDGEEVFTFEEAAAILQDGGSPSDINYQGVSGPVDLDENGDPPGFYQVYSVANHEYDFGDYITS
- a CDS encoding proline dehydrogenase family protein, whose protein sequence is MIPPIASNFVAGETPAAAIEHAEQTSTRDVGCILNLLGEHYEERPPADADADEYVELVADIATSPATACVSVKPSQIGLDLGDDVFAENLERIAMAGAEHDVFVWVDMEDHTTTDATLDAVEELGHATDGNVGVCVQANLKRTPEDLERLAEVPGKVRLVKGAYDEPKSVAYKKKARVDEQYRDLLEYMFREFDDGVAVGSHDPEMISFARDLHAEYGTPYEVQMLMGVRESAQFDLASDDVEVWQYVPYGDKWFQYFYRRVRERKSNALFALRAVLTG
- a CDS encoding DMT family transporter; this encodes MFRGVRGLAFALAPLTAAALWGGMFVVSEWSFASIPPVTLAFLRVALGAAVLLPVVWYDGQRLPRSEWRRVAALAGWVALTLVTQFVGTDLTNASQGSLVTILTPVATVALGALVLGETVTRRRAVGVGLAVLGTVVVLAGQYDFTALAGGSLLGILGLVVASVAWAVYTIHGTPLVREYSALATTAYSAAAAVPIMAVFAAAELAVVGVPALPGPVGVAAVGYLGVAATAAAWYLWYRGVESVDAGTVAVFFFVQPVVGTALGVLVLDESVGAGFVAGGVVMAAGIWLVSTERD
- a CDS encoding ABC transporter ATP-binding protein; this encodes MNELDYSGAVLNKDDPVLRTEGLKKSFGGLTATDDVTLEVERGSITGLIGPNGAGKSTLFNLVSGFYDLDDGRVFVNDHEVTDDPPYEVSRAGLVRTFQTPRRLEGMTVREAMLVGPRPQAGESVVSLFTSPGSVTEEESANIDQAIDLLERFEIDHLIDQPSTELSGGQLKLVELARAITTDPDVLLLDEPVAGVNPTLANDIKRFVRELNEEGQTFCIIEHDMPFIMDLADPIIVLDQGRVLMEGTPDEVRNDPRVIEAYLGGGE